One window from the genome of Glycine soja cultivar W05 chromosome 12, ASM419377v2, whole genome shotgun sequence encodes:
- the LOC114379355 gene encoding uncharacterized protein LOC114379355 isoform X1, with protein MAATEEKILSRIDRLDNVLRHLEEIRGCNPSPKSSCASTPTSGSDGHVSSTDFSPKSLEKHCRPIENIMMETEAKGTMIERLNQVEDRMLKLCLQLEEELVAKKKEEGKKMNSPKKGFKQLVKQSMKPRGKHSNKEA; from the exons ATGGCTGCCACTGAGGAAAAAATTCTCTCTAGGATTGACCGTTTGGATAATGTG TTGCGGCATTTGGAGGAAATTAGAGGGTGCAATCCATCTCCGAAGAGCTCGTGTGCATCTACTCCAACAAGTGGAAGTGATGGACACGTGTCGTCCACTGATTTCTCCCCAAAGAGTTTAGAGAAGCACTGCCGTCCGATTGAAAACATTATGATGGAGACCGAAGCCAAAGGAACGATGATAGAGAGGCTCAATCAGGTGGAGGATCGAATGCTAAAG CTTTGCTTGCAGCTGGAAGAAGAGTTGGTAGCAAAGAAGAAAGAGGAAGGGAAGAAAATGAATAGCCCAAAGAAAGGTTTTAAACAGCTTGTGAAGCAAAGTATGAAACCTAGGGGAAAACATAGTAATAAAGAAGCATGA
- the LOC114379355 gene encoding uncharacterized protein LOC114379355 isoform X2 translates to MAATEEKILSRIDRLDNVLRHLEEIRGCNPSPKSSCASTPTSGSDGHVSSTDFSPKSLEKHCRPIENIMMETEAKGTMIERLNQVEDRMLKLEEELVAKKKEEGKKMNSPKKGFKQLVKQSMKPRGKHSNKEA, encoded by the exons ATGGCTGCCACTGAGGAAAAAATTCTCTCTAGGATTGACCGTTTGGATAATGTG TTGCGGCATTTGGAGGAAATTAGAGGGTGCAATCCATCTCCGAAGAGCTCGTGTGCATCTACTCCAACAAGTGGAAGTGATGGACACGTGTCGTCCACTGATTTCTCCCCAAAGAGTTTAGAGAAGCACTGCCGTCCGATTGAAAACATTATGATGGAGACCGAAGCCAAAGGAACGATGATAGAGAGGCTCAATCAGGTGGAGGATCGAATGCTAAAG CTGGAAGAAGAGTTGGTAGCAAAGAAGAAAGAGGAAGGGAAGAAAATGAATAGCCCAAAGAAAGGTTTTAAACAGCTTGTGAAGCAAAGTATGAAACCTAGGGGAAAACATAGTAATAAAGAAGCATGA